In Phocoena phocoena chromosome 11, mPhoPho1.1, whole genome shotgun sequence, one DNA window encodes the following:
- the LOC136131311 gene encoding LOW QUALITY PROTEIN: activating signal cointegrator 1 complex subunit 2-like (The sequence of the model RefSeq protein was modified relative to this genomic sequence to represent the inferred CDS: deleted 1 base in 1 codon; substituted 2 bases at 2 genomic stop codons) has product MPALPLDQLQITHKDLKTGKLRTSPALHPEQKADRYLALHKPPPKDNVPTLVEEYLERTTFIANDLDWLLALPHDKFWCQVVFDETLQKCLDSYLHCVPRKFDQRVASVPEVIDMEKCLHRSVFLAFLRMSTHKESKDHFIXPSAFGXILYNNFQFDIPKILDLCVLSGKGNSPLLQKTIGNIFIQQPSYYNDLDESMPTILQVCSNILQHCGLQGDGACTTPQKLEERGRLTPSDMPLLKLKDIVLYLCDTCTTLWAFPDIFPLACPTFQKHDFCNRLASFYEIAIPKLESVIKKRRLEDSKLLGDLWQRLSHSRKKLLEIFHILLKQICLLPVLESSCDNIQGFTEEFLQIFNSLLQEKRLLRDYDALFPVADDVSLLQQASALDETRTAHILQAVESAWEGVDRGKATDAKDPPMAENPNRVVEAAEAVSRPSPLPQNSEEEECLGAAAAPGPAACGMELDSLNSQVKDLLPDLGEGFIVACLEHYSYDAAQVINKSLEGRLAPALGQLDRGLDRQVKPDPAPLLTSRHNISQNVELDVFSRDSVDLSRVHKGRRKAAAGPSPSLRKGYRHDSSTAVAGSPRGHGQSWETTQERRKKEASKPHEPTTTGELWLTAKEAKAGFQPEAAAPGPAGPARLRYHSLGLPRQLAPCQSPSSSPPLDSLSFAAPEKAASLSASRP; this is encoded by the exons ATGCCAGCTCTGCCCCTGGACCAACTCCAGATCACCCACAAGGACCTGAAGACAGGGAAGCTGAGGACTTCACCAGCGCT ACACCCTGAGCAGAAGGCAGACCGGTATCTTGCGTTACACAAACCGCCCCCTAAAGACAACGTTCCCACCCTAGTGGAGGAGTACTTGGAACGCACCACCTTCATAGCCAATGACCTTGACTGGCTCCTGGCCCTGCCTCACGATAAATTCTGGTGCCAGGTTGTCTTCGACGAGACCCTGCAGAAGTGCCTGGACTCCTACCTGCACTGTGTCCCCCGAAAGTTCGACCAGCGGGTGGCCTCAGTCCCTGAGGTCATTGACATGGAGAAGTGCCTCCACCGAAGTGTTTTTCTCGCCTTCCTTCGCATGTCCACTCACAAGGAATCCAAAGATCACTTCATTTAACCCTCTGCTTTTGGATGAATCCTCTACAACAACTTCCAGTTTGACATCCCAAAGATCCTGGACCTCTGCGTGCTCTCTGGAAAAGGCAACTCCCCGCTGCTGCAGAAGACGATAGGAAACATCTTCATCCAGCAGCCAAGTTACTATAATGACCTGGATGAAAGCATGCCCACCATCCTTCAGGTCTGCAGCAATATCCTCCAGCACTGTGGTTTGCAAGGGGACGGGGCCTGCACCACACCCCAGAAGCTTGAGGAGAGGGGCCGGCTGACCCCCAGCGACATGCCTCTCCTGAAATTAAAGGACATTGTTCTCTACCTTTGTGATACCTGCACCACACTCTGGGCCTTTCCGGATATCTTCCCTTTGGCTTGCCCAACCTTCCAGAAACACGACTTCTGT AACCGGCTAGCTTCCTTTTACGAAATAGCAATTCCCAAACTGGAGTCTGTAATTAAGAAGAGGAGGCTTGAAGATAGCAAGCTGCTAGGTGACCTGTGGCAGAGGCTCTCTCATTCCAGGAAGAAGCTACTGGAGATCTTTCACATCCTCCTGAAGCAGATCTGCCTTCTCCCAGTCCTAGAAAGCAGCTGTGACAACATTCAGGGCTTCACTGAAGAGTTCCTTCAGATCTTCAACTCCTTGCTGCAGGAGAAAAGGCTTCTCCGAGACTATGATGCGCTCTTCCCTGTGGCCGATGACGTCAGCCTGTTGCAGCAGGCCTCAGCCTTGGATGAGACTCGGACGGCCCACATCCTCCAGGCAGTCGAGAGTGCATGGGAAGGGGTGGACCGAGGGAAAGCCACCGATGCCAAAGACCCACCGATGGCTGAGAATCCTAACAGGGTCGTGGAGGCGGCAGAGGCGGTCAGCAGACCGTCACCGCTTCCCCAGAACTCGGAGGAAGAGGAGTGCCTGGGGGCAGCGGCTGCTCCAGGCCCTGCCGCGTGCGGCATGGAGCTGGACTCACTCAACTCCCAGGTGAAGGACCTGCTGCCAGACCTCGGCGAGGGCTTCATCGTGGCCTGCCTGGAGCACTACAGCTATGACGCGGCCCAGGTGATCAACAAGAGCCTGGAGGGGCGGCTGGCCCCTGCCCTTGGCCAGCTGGACCGTGGCCTAGACAGACAGGTGAAGCCAGACCCGGCGCCCCTGCTGACGTCTCGTCACAACATCTCTCAGAACGTTGAGTTGGACGTGTTCAGCAGGGACTCAGTGGACCTGAGCCGGGTACACAAGGGCAGGAGGAAGGCAGCCGCAGGCCCTTCACCATCCCTCAG GAAGGGGTACCGGCATGACAGCTCAACGGCAGTGGCTGGCAGCCCCCGAGGCCACGGGCAGAGCTGGGAGACAACACAGGAGCGCAGGAAGAAGGAAGCCAGCAAGCCGCACGAGCCAACCACAACCGGAGAGCTATGGCTGACCGCAAAAGAAGCTAAGGCAGGATTCCAACCTGAGGCCGCTGCGCCAGGGCCAGCCGGACCTGCCAGGCTGAGGTACCATAGCCTGGGGCTTCCTCGCCAGTTGGCCCCCTGCCAGTCCCCAAGTTCAAGTCCACCCCTCGACAGCCTCAGCTTCGCAGCCCCTGAGAAGGCCGCCTCGTTGTCTGCCAGCCGGCCGTGA